GTTCGAGTACAAGATTTATGAGAACGTGCCCGGCGCCCACCAGTTCAACCGTATCGACACGTCGTTCGCACGACAATCGCGCCAGGAGATCTACGCTTTCCTCGCAAAATACCTAAAGCCGTAGCAGGGATGCTGAAGAAGTCGAAGTCGCCCGCTTGCAATGATCAGGGTCATCCTGAGCGCAGGCAGCCAAGGTCTGCTGGTCAGTATGGCGTATGCGTGTGCAGGCGCGCTTTTGAGAAGATTCAGCTACGAGCAACTCACGTTCGCCGACGTTTGTGGCAGAATATACCCAAATTCCACGTGGGGTGGTTGCGAATGAAAGTTATCCGCAAAGTAAGTCTGGCAGTGCTGGTTGTTACGCTCGGCGTAACCGGCGCGGCGGCACAGAAAACTCTCAACGAAACAAAAGCACAACCTTCCGGTCAACTCGAACGCGGACGCTATCTCGTCGAACGCGTCGGAGTATGTGCCGATTGCCACTCTCCGCGAAACAAACGCGGCGAGTTCATCAAGGGTCGAGAACTCACCGGGGCGCCGCTGATGTTTAAGCCCACCGTGCCCGTGCCGGGTTGGGTGG
This DNA window, taken from Clostridia bacterium, encodes the following:
- a CDS encoding c-type cytochrome; protein product: MKVIRKVSLAVLVVTLGVTGAAAQKTLNETKAQPSGQLERGRYLVERVGVCADCHSPRNKRGEFIKGRELTGAPLMFKPTVPVPGWVEVAPGIAGLPGWNEADAIKFLSTGTSLNGRIAAPPMPPFRLSERDAAAVVAYLKSMNAEGSATATAAPKKTAAKKSASGNLQ